One window from the genome of bacterium encodes:
- a CDS encoding ATP-binding protein gives MMVSYGSHRWSISGTSPNGLVLAGVGITLFLFGLVVWEALTAYGSYQSISEDQIALERLDTELTRLDETLSTSALLSVATDNPAWKTRYAAAQLQLDSVLAEAAAVLDTSQSRAELYNIRTAHTRRVNTETLAMGLAFSGDRVSAEDLLSSNLYLELKQAYVQSIGTALQRLNDREENNGDSLRKKLRLIALFTAGVVGVAWLSIVGALQLNFRRRRAAELILRESEARYRGVTEAAFDDILLSEDGILLDCSDKFARMCGYDRAELRGRPTVELVALEDRELVRNAQKSGYEKPYEALCLRKDGTRFPVEICGKTVPFHGRLARVTAVRDISDRKHAEAEREALIRDLKCKNEELERFSYTVSHDLKSPLITIKGFLKWIDRDAAAGNRERLQQNLERIGDAVDKMEHFMNSLLEWSRNGHQPLKHDPVPLEDLAREATGLVNGRIAQRGVAVQIAPGLPVVYGDRSRLLEVILNLLDNAIKFMGNQPRPRVEIGIRHAGTEPVLYVKDNGIGIAPPDQTRILALFEKLDPQAEGSGVGLALVKRIVEQHGGSLWIESDGPGKGSTFCFRLSGVAAGQAA, from the coding sequence ATGATGGTCTCTTATGGCAGCCACCGCTGGAGTATCAGCGGTACCAGTCCCAACGGTCTCGTTTTAGCCGGAGTCGGCATTACGTTGTTTCTGTTTGGGCTGGTGGTCTGGGAGGCCCTCACCGCATACGGTTCGTATCAGAGTATTTCCGAGGATCAGATCGCGCTGGAGCGGCTGGACACGGAGCTGACGCGGCTGGATGAGACGCTCAGCACATCGGCGCTTCTGTCCGTCGCGACGGACAATCCGGCCTGGAAGACGCGCTATGCCGCTGCTCAGTTGCAACTGGACAGTGTGCTGGCCGAGGCCGCTGCCGTGCTGGACACCTCGCAGAGCCGCGCGGAATTGTACAACATCCGTACGGCGCATACGCGGCGGGTGAACACCGAGACGCTGGCGATGGGGCTGGCTTTCAGCGGTGACCGGGTTTCTGCCGAAGACTTGCTGTCCAGCAATTTATATCTGGAATTGAAGCAGGCTTATGTGCAGAGCATTGGGACCGCCCTGCAGCGGCTGAATGACCGCGAAGAGAATAACGGCGACTCGCTGCGTAAGAAACTGCGGCTGATTGCACTGTTCACCGCCGGAGTGGTGGGCGTCGCGTGGCTGTCGATTGTCGGTGCGTTACAACTCAATTTCCGCAGGCGGCGCGCCGCGGAGTTGATTCTGCGGGAGAGCGAAGCGCGCTACCGGGGCGTGACGGAAGCCGCTTTCGATGATATTCTGCTTTCGGAAGACGGCATCCTGCTGGATTGCAGCGACAAGTTTGCGCGCATGTGCGGTTATGATCGCGCCGAACTGCGGGGCAGACCCACGGTGGAACTGGTGGCACTGGAAGACCGCGAGTTGGTGCGCAACGCGCAGAAGTCCGGTTATGAAAAGCCCTATGAGGCTCTCTGTCTGCGCAAGGATGGGACGCGTTTTCCGGTGGAGATCTGCGGCAAGACGGTCCCCTTTCACGGACGTCTTGCGCGTGTGACGGCGGTGCGCGACATCAGTGACCGCAAGCATGCCGAGGCCGAGCGTGAAGCCCTGATCCGCGACCTGAAGTGCAAGAATGAAGAGCTGGAGCGGTTCAGCTATACGGTGTCCCATGACCTGAAGAGCCCATTGATTACCATTAAGGGCTTTTTGAAGTGGATCGATCGCGACGCGGCGGCAGGCAACCGCGAGCGATTGCAGCAGAACCTCGAGCGCATCGGCGATGCGGTGGACAAGATGGAGCACTTCATGAATTCGCTGCTCGAATGGTCCCGCAACGGGCATCAGCCGCTAAAGCATGACCCGGTGCCGCTGGAAGATCTGGCACGGGAGGCAACGGGGCTGGTCAATGGCCGTATTGCGCAGCGCGGCGTGGCGGTGCAGATTGCGCCGGGGCTGCCGGTCGTCTATGGTGACCGCTCGCGGCTGCTGGAAGTGATTTTGAATTTGCTCGATAACGCGATCAAGTTCATGGGCAACCAGCCGCGGCCGCGCGTGGAAATCGGGATACGTCATGCAGGCACAGAGCCGGTGCTGTATGTCAAGGACAACGGCATTGGCATTGCGCCGCCGGATCAGACCCGGATCCTTGCCCTGTTCGAGAAGCTGGATCCACAGGCCGAAGGCTCGGGGGTCGGGCTGGCGCTGGTGAAGCGCATTGTCGAGCAGCATGGCGGCTCGCTGTGGATCGAATCCGATGGCCCCGGCAAAGGCAGCACGTTCTGTTTCCGGCTGTCGGGAGTGGCGGCGGGGCAGGCGGCGTAG
- a CDS encoding PGPGW domain-containing protein → MTEREPQRTTPQNTSARFKTARRWARIVMGFTVILIGLVLSIPGIPGPGILIIVGGLAILATEYVWARRYLNRIKEGGDKLSGFFRKKKPPDDPHKP, encoded by the coding sequence TTGACCGAGCGGGAGCCTCAGCGCACGACACCGCAGAACACCTCGGCGCGGTTTAAGACGGCGCGACGCTGGGCACGCATCGTCATGGGGTTCACGGTGATTCTCATCGGCCTGGTGCTGTCCATTCCGGGGATTCCCGGTCCGGGTATTTTGATTATTGTCGGCGGACTCGCCATTCTGGCAACGGAATATGTCTGGGCGCGGCGCTATCTGAACCGCATCAAGGAAGGCGGCGACAAGCTCAGCGGCTTCTTCCGGAAGAAGAAGCCGCCCGATGACCCACATAAGCCATAG
- a CDS encoding HAD family hydrolase, with protein sequence MNPDSRHLIVLDLGNVLLDYRPERFAERLSRIAPHRSAEEILARYARGELKAAFERGQITEADFFAEMVQWLGCREEATPFVMDAWNDVFTITQGAEQAVEVLRQKATLWMLTDTNPTHLKYALRRFPFLYQFERTFASYVCGHMKSEPEAFAQIITAAACKPEEILFYDDLEPNVAVARSVGIDARIFHGWKWPDRMLKI encoded by the coding sequence ATGAACCCCGATTCCCGTCACTTAATTGTTTTGGACCTCGGCAATGTCCTCCTCGATTACCGTCCCGAACGCTTTGCCGAGCGGCTGTCGCGGATTGCACCGCATCGCAGCGCCGAAGAAATTCTCGCCCGCTATGCGCGGGGAGAACTCAAGGCCGCCTTTGAACGCGGACAGATTACCGAAGCGGATTTCTTTGCGGAAATGGTGCAGTGGCTGGGGTGCCGGGAGGAGGCCACGCCGTTTGTGATGGACGCGTGGAATGACGTCTTTACCATAACGCAGGGCGCGGAGCAGGCCGTTGAGGTGCTGAGACAAAAGGCAACGCTGTGGATGCTCACCGACACCAACCCCACCCATCTCAAATACGCGCTGCGCCGCTTTCCCTTTCTGTACCAGTTTGAACGGACGTTCGCCTCGTACGTGTGCGGCCACATGAAATCCGAACCGGAAGCCTTTGCGCAGATCATTACGGCTGCCGCCTGCAAACCGGAAGAAATTCTCTTCTACGATGATCTGGAGCCCAATGTAGCCGTCGCCAGATCAGTAGGAATCGATGCGCGAATTTTCCACGGCTGGAAATGGCCCGACAGAATGCTGAAGATCTGA
- a CDS encoding acyl-CoA dehydrogenase family protein — translation MDYFLTEDQTAFRDLVRQIAEETVKPVRAKHDRDGTFPWDVVKVFADAGFFSVVVPEEYGGMGLGVFELAIMTEELSKVCGGISLSVAASALGTFPILISGTEAQKKKYLPKLASGQWLAAFGLTEPAAGSDAGSMKTRAEKKGNEYILNGSKVFITNGGVANCVTVIAVTDPTKGARGTSAFIVEKDFPGFKVGKEEDKMGIRASSTNEIIFEDCHVPAENLLGKEGEGFMVAMKTLDKSRPGVAAQALGIAQGAFDLALDYAKSRVQFGHPISSLQAIQFLLADMATSIESSRALLYMAAKNIDAGLKNVGDISAMSKLLASDVAMKVTTDAVQIFGGYGYMRDYPIEKFMRDAKITQIYEGTNQIQRMVIARNIIRG, via the coding sequence ATGGATTACTTTCTTACCGAGGACCAGACCGCCTTCCGTGACCTTGTTCGCCAGATTGCCGAAGAGACCGTTAAGCCTGTCCGCGCCAAGCACGACCGCGACGGAACATTTCCCTGGGACGTCGTGAAAGTCTTTGCCGACGCCGGCTTTTTCAGTGTCGTGGTGCCCGAAGAGTACGGCGGGATGGGCTTGGGCGTGTTCGAACTGGCGATTATGACCGAGGAACTCTCCAAGGTGTGCGGCGGCATCAGTCTGTCGGTGGCGGCGTCCGCACTGGGCACGTTCCCGATTCTGATTTCCGGTACCGAAGCGCAGAAGAAGAAATATCTGCCCAAGCTGGCGTCCGGCCAGTGGCTGGCGGCCTTCGGTTTGACCGAACCTGCCGCAGGCAGCGACGCCGGTTCGATGAAGACCCGCGCCGAGAAGAAGGGCAACGAGTATATTCTGAATGGCAGCAAGGTGTTTATCACCAACGGCGGCGTGGCCAACTGCGTCACCGTGATTGCCGTTACCGATCCGACCAAGGGTGCGCGCGGCACGTCGGCCTTTATCGTGGAGAAGGATTTTCCGGGCTTCAAGGTCGGTAAAGAAGAAGATAAGATGGGCATTCGCGCATCGTCCACCAATGAGATTATCTTCGAAGATTGCCACGTGCCTGCCGAGAACCTGCTCGGCAAAGAAGGCGAAGGCTTTATGGTGGCGATGAAGACGCTGGACAAGTCGCGTCCGGGCGTGGCCGCGCAGGCGCTGGGAATTGCGCAGGGCGCGTTTGACCTGGCCCTCGATTATGCGAAGTCCCGCGTACAGTTCGGCCATCCGATTTCCAGCCTGCAGGCGATTCAGTTCCTGCTGGCCGACATGGCAACGTCCATCGAATCGTCGCGCGCGCTGCTCTACATGGCCGCCAAGAATATCGATGCGGGTCTGAAAAACGTCGGCGACATTTCGGCAATGAGCAAGCTACTGGCTTCGGACGTGGCGATGAAGGTCACCACGGACGCGGTGCAGATTTTCGGCGGGTACGGCTACATGCGCGATTACCCGATCGAGAAGTTCATGCGTGACGCCAAGATCACGCAGATCTACGAAGGCACGAACCAGATCCAGCGCATGGTCATCGCCCGCAACATCATCCGGGGCTAA
- a CDS encoding DMT family transporter, which translates to MSRWKPWGAFLFLGLLGWGTSFLWIKVALEEIGPLTTVAYRMIFGTAAAWLLTLIQKEPFTVRGRNLVYTLALGVVNTAIPFTLITWAETRIDSGLAGILNGTMPLFTISVAHFFLPDDRFSLSKATGLAAGFVGLVLLVSRDIGPQALTGSLIGQLAVIVAAICYAAANVFTRLKLKGQHPIHTTAVSLTSSLVVMWLLAPLMEAPMKLPHLPMTWLACAWMGVMGSALAYQAYFYLINTWGSTRAAAVTYIFPVWAVILGVLFLGERPSWQLFLGGGLVIAGIVLVNKVQNSEKQKIQKLRTKTAG; encoded by the coding sequence GTGAGCCGCTGGAAGCCGTGGGGCGCATTTTTGTTTTTAGGGCTTCTCGGTTGGGGAACGTCCTTTTTGTGGATCAAGGTGGCGCTCGAAGAGATCGGGCCGCTCACCACTGTTGCTTACCGCATGATCTTCGGCACGGCGGCAGCGTGGCTGCTGACGCTGATCCAAAAAGAGCCGTTCACCGTCCGAGGCCGGAATCTGGTGTATACGCTGGCGCTGGGGGTGGTCAATACGGCGATTCCCTTTACCCTCATCACGTGGGCGGAAACGCGGATCGATTCGGGCCTGGCGGGGATTCTGAACGGCACCATGCCGTTGTTTACGATTTCGGTGGCGCATTTCTTTTTGCCGGATGACCGTTTCAGCCTGTCCAAGGCTACGGGGCTGGCGGCAGGATTTGTGGGACTGGTTCTGCTGGTGAGCCGCGACATCGGACCACAGGCGCTGACAGGCAGCCTCATCGGACAGCTTGCCGTCATTGTGGCCGCGATCTGCTATGCGGCGGCCAATGTGTTTACCCGGCTGAAGCTGAAGGGCCAGCATCCGATCCACACCACGGCGGTATCGCTGACGTCGTCGCTGGTCGTGATGTGGCTTCTGGCGCCGCTCATGGAAGCGCCGATGAAGCTGCCGCATTTGCCGATGACATGGCTGGCCTGTGCATGGATGGGTGTGATGGGCTCGGCGCTGGCCTATCAGGCTTATTTTTATCTGATCAACACATGGGGATCGACGCGCGCCGCCGCCGTGACGTACATTTTCCCGGTGTGGGCGGTGATTCTCGGCGTGCTGTTTTTGGGCGAGCGCCCGAGTTGGCAGCTCTTTTTGGGTGGCGGATTGGTGATTGCGGGAATTGTGCTGGTGAATAAAGTCCAAAATTCTGAAAAACAAAAAATCCAAAAGTTAAGAACGAAGACTGCTGGATAA
- a CDS encoding methylated-DNA--[protein]-cysteine S-methyltransferase: MNTTLISQDVRLKAFYERDPAFAGLFFVGVKTTGIFCRVGCPARAPKPENISFYETVKEALDAGFRPCKVCKPLESVGETPEEFRQLLDEIHATPGLRLRNSDLEQRGIQPDALRRWFKKQHGITFQAYQRYVKIGKALEGLKAGQSVTTVALESYDSLSGFQESFKNAMGLSPSASVDKAVIYITRLSTPLGLMMAGAVQNELCLLEFCDRRMLPSELDQLQKLCNGSVMTAHCPLFDELQKQLDEYFAGQRKEFALPLHLAGTAFQKAVWQALVTIPYGSTCSYLEQARKLSRPEAVRAVAHANGMNRMAIVIPCHRVIGGDGTLTGYGGGLDRKRWLLEHEARYTREGFL, from the coding sequence ATGAATACCACACTGATATCCCAAGATGTCCGGCTGAAGGCCTTTTACGAACGCGATCCGGCGTTTGCGGGGCTGTTTTTTGTCGGCGTCAAAACCACGGGGATCTTCTGCCGGGTGGGCTGTCCGGCGCGCGCGCCCAAGCCGGAGAATATCTCCTTTTATGAGACGGTCAAAGAGGCGTTGGATGCGGGGTTCCGGCCTTGCAAGGTGTGCAAGCCGCTGGAGAGCGTCGGGGAGACTCCCGAAGAGTTCCGGCAGCTCTTGGACGAGATCCACGCCACGCCGGGGCTGCGGCTGCGCAACAGCGACCTTGAACAGCGCGGCATTCAACCCGATGCTTTGCGCCGCTGGTTCAAGAAGCAGCACGGGATTACCTTTCAAGCCTATCAGCGGTATGTGAAGATCGGCAAGGCCCTTGAAGGCCTGAAGGCGGGGCAGAGCGTCACCACGGTCGCGCTTGAAAGCTACGATTCCTTAAGCGGCTTTCAGGAGTCCTTTAAGAACGCGATGGGGCTGTCACCTTCGGCCAGCGTGGACAAGGCGGTGATTTACATCACGCGGCTTTCCACACCTTTGGGGCTGATGATGGCGGGGGCGGTGCAGAATGAACTTTGCCTGCTGGAGTTTTGCGACCGCCGGATGCTGCCATCGGAATTGGATCAGCTTCAGAAGCTCTGCAACGGCAGTGTGATGACCGCCCACTGTCCGCTGTTCGATGAGTTGCAGAAGCAGCTCGATGAGTATTTTGCCGGGCAGCGCAAGGAGTTTGCCTTGCCGCTGCATCTGGCGGGGACAGCATTTCAAAAGGCCGTGTGGCAGGCGCTGGTGACCATCCCTTACGGGAGCACCTGTTCTTACCTCGAGCAGGCGCGCAAGCTCAGCCGTCCCGAGGCCGTGCGGGCAGTAGCTCACGCCAACGGGATGAACCGGATGGCGATTGTCATTCCCTGCCACCGGGTCATCGGCGGAGATGGCACGCTGACAGGTTATGGCGGCGGTCTGGACCGCAAACGCTGGCTGCTGGAGCATGAAGCCCGCTACACACGCGAGGGCTTCCTGTGA